In Colletotrichum higginsianum IMI 349063 chromosome 1, whole genome shotgun sequence, one genomic interval encodes:
- a CDS encoding Flavin-containing monooxygenase, with protein sequence MAKYNYMITLPALREAPSKSPEIARDIVAEWTSRFEQTLSGQKDKLDLTPVFRQDAWVRDFLGLSWDFRTINGLDEISAFFAENQPRARLGRLRPREQGAFRPEFRDPAPGVHWVDSLFDFETDVGRGKGVVRLTLEEGDDGDDDTWKAFMINFTLVEMKGFEEKVGINRPTGHVDDLRKGNWREQRERQMEFLDEEPAVLIIGAGHAGINLGVRLRHLGIPTLMVDRNEHVGDSWRKRYRVKEAEAKHRLQTLMTHDPIQYCHLPFIPFPADWPLFTPKDKLADWLESYAKMMELNIWTSTEVQDTSYDEHSKSWTVKLLRHAHDDGGSTRVIRPRHVVLATGQAGDPIAPSFPGQDGFRGAVYHGSQHSDASSIADLASKRVLVVGSGNSSHDICQNFHDSGAASVTMIQRGGTYVVTANKGLLLMHKGMYDEDGPPTDDADIVAQSMPTPVQFALHSLGTKFIADTVDRDLLDGLGKAGFKLDFGPGGSGIFRKYLTRGGGYYIDIGCSQLIADGKVKVHHSPDGISGFTPTGLTLADGTTLEADIVVLATGYDGMRSSARKILGDAVADRVRDCWDLDEQGEINSIWRSSGHPGFWYTGGNLALCRSYSRLLALQIKAVEEGLFIQT encoded by the exons ATGGCGAAGTACAACTACATGATCACGCTCCCCGCCCTCAGAGAGGCGCCGTCGAAATCGCCCGAAATCGCCcgcgacatcgtcgccgaATGGACATCACGGTTCGAACAAACGCTCTCGGGACAAAAGGACAAGCTCGACCTGACGCCCGTCTTCCGTCAAGACGCCTGGGTCCGCgacttcctcggcctctcgTGGGACTTCCGGACGAtcaacggcctcgacgagatctccgccttcttcgccgagaaCCAGCCGCGCGCGCGCCTCGGACGGCTCCGGCCCCGCGAGCAGGGCGCCTTCCGGCCGGAGTTCAGGGACCCGGCGCCCGGCGTCCACTGGGTGGATAGCTTGTTCGACTTCGAGACCGACGTAGGCCGCGGTAAAGGCGTTGTGAGGCTGAcgctggaggagggcgatgacggcgacgacgacacgtGGAAGGCCTTCATGATCAACTTTACCCTCGTCGAGATGAAGGGTttcgaggagaaggtcggGATCAACCGGCCAACGGGCCACGTGGACGATCTCAGGAAGGGGAACTGGAGAGAACAGCGGGAGAGGCAGATGGAGtttctcgacgaggagcccGCCGTCCTCATCATCGGAGCTG GTCACGCCGGCATCAATCTCGGCGTTCGCCTCCGGCATCTCGGCATCCCAACGTTGATGGTCGACCGCAACGAGCACGTAGGAGACAGCTGGCGGAAGCGATACAGA GTAAAAGAGGCAGAAGCTAAGCATCGTTTGCAGACCCTCATGACCCACGACCCGATCCAGTACTGCCACCTCCCCTTCATCCCCTTCCCGGCGGACTGGCCCCTGTTCACGCCCAAGGACAAGCTCGCCGACTGGCTCGAGTCCTACGCCAAGATGATGGAGCTCAACATCTGGACGAGCACCGAGGTCCAAGACACCAGTTACGATGAGCACTCCAAGTCCTGGACCGTCAAGCTCCTCCGCCACgcacacgacgacggcggcagcacccGCGTCATCCGTCCGCGtcacgtcgtcctcgccacgGGTCAGGCCGGCGACCCCATCGCGCCCTCGTTCCCCGGCCAGGATGGCTTCCGAGGCGCCGTCTACCACGGCAGCCAACACTCGGACGCCTCCTCCATCGCGGACCTCGCCAGCAAGAGAGTCCTCGTCGTGGGGTCCGGCAACTCGAGCCACGACATCTGCCAGAACTTCCACGACAGCGGCGCGGCCAGCGTCACCATGATCCAGCGCGGCGGCACCTACGTCGTCACGGCGAACAAGGGCCTGCTCCTGATGCACAAGGGCATgtacgacgaggacggcccGCCGacggacgacgccgacatcGTTGCGCAGAGCATGCCGACCCCCGTGCAGTTCGCCCTCCACTCGCTCGGCACGAAGTTCATCGCCGACACCGTGGACCGGGACCTACTGGACGGGCTCGGCAAGGCCGGGTTCAAGCTGGACTTCGGccccggcggcagcggcatctTCCGCAAGTACCTCacacgcggcggcggctatTACATCGACATCGGCTGCAGCCAGctcatcgccgacggcaaggtcaaggtccACCACAGCCCCGACGGCATCTCGGGCTTCACGCCCACCGGCCTGACCCTGGCCGACGGCACCACATTGGAGGCCGATATCGTCGTGCTGGCGACGGGCTACGACGGCATGCGGTCCAGCGCGCGCAAGATCCTGGGCGACGCCGTGGCCGACCGGGTCAGGGACTGTTgggacctcgacgagcaggGCGAGATCAACTCT ATCTGGAGGAGTAGCGGGCATCCCGGGTTCTGGTACACGGGCGGCAACCTTGCCCTGTGTCGCTCGTACTCTCGACTCCTGGCGCTGCAAATCAAGGCTGTGGAGGAGGGTCTCTTCATCCAGACTTGA
- a CDS encoding Glucanase, giving the protein MRSLSVLLAAIAAVSAQQVGTQQAETHPKLTWQKCTSSRCTAVNGEVVIDANWRWLHETTGTANCYDGNKWTGKCTTAADCASKCALEGADYGGTYGATTSGNALSLKFVTQHAYGKNIGSRLYLMNSASKYEMFTLTGNELAFDVNLSQLECGLNGALYFVQMDEDGGMAKYSTNKAGAKYGTGYCDAQCARDLKFVGGKANVEGWVPSSNDANAGVGPYGACCAEMDVWESNAHSFAVTPHPCQNNAYHVCEKSGCGGTYSADRFAGDCDANGCDFNPYRMGVTGFYGKGKTVDTSRKFTVSVVTQFSNNKVQQYFVQNGAKINMPNSTISGVSGNAVTPDFCASQFKAFGDRDRFSEVGGWSKLNAALGGKWVLVMSLWDDHYANMFWLDSVYPPEKAGQLGSARGDCPTTSGVPAEVESSLASATVTYSNIRFGPIGSTVK; this is encoded by the exons ATGCGCTCCCTCTCCGTACTCCTCgcggccatcgccgccgtctcggcccagCAGGTCGGCACCCAGCAGGCCGAAACGCACCCCAAGTTGACCTGGCAGAAGTGCACCTCGTCGCGGTGcaccgccgtcaacggcgaggtcgtcatcgacgccaaCTGGCGCTGGCTCCACGAGACCACGGGCACGGCCAACTGCTACGACGGCAACAAGTGGACGGGCAAGtgcaccaccgccgccgactgcGCGTCCAAGTGcgcgctcgagggcgccgactACGGCGGCACCTACGGCGCCACCACCTCGGGCAACGCGCTCAGCCTCAAGTTCGTCACCCAGCACGCCTACGGGAAGAACATCGGCTCTCGCCTGTACCTCATGAACAGCGCCTCCAAGTACGAGATGTTTACCCTGACGGGCAACGAGTTGGCGTTTGATGTGAACCTGTCGCAGCTCGAGTGTGGCCTCAACGGCGCTTTGTACTTTGTCCAG atggacgaggacggcggcatgGCCAAATACTCGACCAACAAGGCGGGCGCCAAGTACGGCACCGGGTACTGCGACGCCCAGTGTGCGCGTGACCTCAAGTTCGTCGGCGGAAAAGCCAACGTCGAGGGCTGGGTGCCGTCGTCCAacgacgccaacgccggcgtcggtCCGTACGGTGCTTGCTGCGCCGAGATGGACGTCTGGG AGTCCAACGCCCATTCCTTCGCCGTCACGCCTCACCCGTGCCAGAACAACGCGTACCACGTCTGCGAGAAGTCGGGCTGCGGCGGCACCTACTCGGCCGACCGCTTCGCCGGCGACTGCGATGCCAACGGGTGCGACTTCAACCCGTACCGCATGGGCGTCACCGGCTTCTACGGGAAGGGCAAGACGGTTGATACGTCCAGGAAGTTTAC CGTCAGCGTCGTCACCCAATTCTCCAACAACAAGGTGCAGCAGTATTTTGTCCAGAACGGCGCCAAGATCAACATGCCCAACTCGACCATCAGCGGCGTCTCGGGGAACGCCGTGACGCCCGACTTCTGCGCCAGCCAGTTCAAGGCCTTTGGCGACCGCGACCGCTTCTCCGAGGTGGGCGGCTGGTCGAAGCTGAacgcggccctcggcgggAAATGGGTGCTCGTCATGTCCCTCTGGGACGACCACTACGCCAACATGTTCTGGCTCGACTCCGTCTACCCTCCCGAGAaggccggccagctcggCTCTGCCCGGGGCGACTGTCCCACCACCTCGGGCGtcccggccgaggtcgagtcCAGCCTGGCGAGC GCCACGGTCACGTACTCCAACATCCGCTTCGGGCCCATTGGGTCGACAGTCAAATAA
- a CDS encoding putative Epoxide hydrolase, with translation MTTKDLSQLTKKTFNVKRDFNYTYYTFPAQNSKPTLFLFHGWPDSARLWAGLIHEYLIPHGYGVIALDNLGFGDSSKPTDPGSYAPNHLTADVVEILEAEGVDSVVSVGHDWGSLVAQRLYNFYPELVRGLALISVPYMIPTDHFDLDAINEMTKKMFGAGVFEYWHFFTAEDAADIMNRNLESVYSVVFGEPDTWLETWCAPDGMREFVTQGRTQPTLSFATPEHKADFMERYRKDGGFASSLCAYTVTSSGVRAESDRMLTDESITVKVPVLYWGGKQDYVCRPEMSQQAIAAGVLPDVKTLIRDGGHWAFLEAPAQFGQDILGWLQGRFE, from the coding sequence ATGACGACCAAAGACCTTTCTCAACTCACCAAGAAGACGTTTAACGTCAAGCGTGACTTCAATTATACATATTACACCTTTCCTGCTCAAAACTCCAAGCCAACCCTTTTTCTGTTTCACGGCTGGCCCGATTCAGCACGCCTCTGGGCCGGCCTCATCCATGAATATCTGATCCCCCACGGCTACGGCGTCATtgccctcgacaacctcggctTTGGCGACTCTTCCAAACCCACGGACCCGGGATCCTACGCCCCGAACCACCTCACAGCTGATGTTGTTGAGATCCTTGAAGCTGAAGGCGTAGACAGCGTAGTGTCTGTTGGTCACGACTGGGGGTCCTTAGTTGCCCAAAGGCTGTATAACTTTTATCCTGAGCTTGTGCGTGGATTGGCTTTGATCAGCGTGCCCTATATGATACCGACAGATCATTTCGACCTCGATGCAATCAACGAaatgacgaagaagatgtTTGGTGCTGGTGTCTTTGAGTACTGGCACTTCTTCACTGCTGAGGATGCGGCGGACATCATGAACCGCAACCTTGAATCCGTGTACAGCGTGGTCTTTGGCGAGCCCGACACCTGGCTTGAGACCTGGTGCGCTCCTGACGGAATGCGGGAATTCGTCACCCAGGGCCGCACCCAGCCCACCCTCTCGTTCGCTACCCCCGAGCACAAGGCGGATTTCATGGAGCGCTACCGGAAAGATGGAGGGTTCGCCTCGTCCCTCTGCGCTTACACTGTAACCAGCTCTGGGGTGCGGGCCGAGTCGGACAGGATGCTGACGGACGAGTCGATCACGGTCAAGGTACCGGTCTTGTACTGGGGCGGCAAGCAGGACTATGTATGCAGGCCCGAGATGTCGCAGCAAGCCATTGCTGCCGGCGTGCTGCCGGATGTGAAGACTTTGATTAGGGACGGCGGACACTGGGCCTTTCTTGAAGCGCCGGCCCAGTTCGGCCAGGATATTCTGGGGTGGCTGCAGGGCAGATTTGAGTAA
- a CDS encoding Zn 2cys6 transcription factor produces the protein MSSSLADQEQQQQEQHQQEQQDDQDHHHHPELPVSPTASQQATAHAYASNGLQVLQAASDAAAAAAIQNVQHHLSTAAAAAAAVADEHQLQQQQQQQQQQHQQPENQAVEEAQHQHQHQHQHHLSMPSVADHEQQAQQQQAQQQQQQQKHLPPPHTPSRPPHQQQPPPPQTQTVLAATSASPLSPDGSLGAAAAATAAVPHAAMPAFPQPYAPLPDMSRDPTINPKLTRLRRACDMCSQRKVKCDESGPPCRPCSELNVDCTFHRQLKRRGPPNKHAEAARAARKQRIEPGMSAVTAAFTSYGSAVTPSPSPHNAAQALVSIAEGPARLDAESIAPMPILELLIDDFFTYIHPLAPFPHEPTFRHSFANREDRTNPEFLGLLASMIAALVASFPRSARQHLKTQHSTHLFPKAIVMIERCRDIALDTRGARWALKQPKTLDDAATSYFMGLAAGYTFQLGKYRYFTTECLSLIRELGFHRPKHPNELPTFGNDDCSPDPLPFHHIKDQIGKRIFWCLLLGVRSFSQLGASHADLVIAPSTPGLPYPALPEDVDDLYIMANEVVYPPESSVTLLTGYRFAIDIYTTMNAIVSVELVYGMSTLPWLDQRSLLRDALIAAKDILDRLPPELQLSASYEQSSGFGALDDADLQYVPPAYPNNQPMNDVRNVIKNHPQRRRQLQYEIQKANIYISQLATRSFYVELYFNLRDVHLADPNKDDQTGNSPEEKAAKEAEDAEEARVFELMTAERELIVQNLLHVLGSISQRNLEPNGGSLINKIRQVASTLLNDAPERKGPVAMKSEEALVKLIDVLLKLEGTGPSGNNMAGENMTPQDEEEEMRNWAHLRDYQQRFAAQGGYAGNI, from the exons atGTCATCGTCATTGGCCGaccaggagcagcagcagcaagagcagcaccagcaggagcagcaggacgaTCAGgatcaccaccaccaccctgAGCTGCCCGTCTCGCCCACTGCCTCGCAGCAGGCCACCGCCCACGCCTACGCCAGCAATGGCCTCCAGGTCCTCCAGGCCGCATCCGATGcagctgccgctgccgccatccAGAATGTCCAGCATCACCtgagcaccgccgccgccgccgccgctgctgtcgccgacgagcatcagctacagcagcagcagcagcagcagcaacaacaacatcaacaacccgAAAACCAAGCTGTCGAGGAAGCtcaacatcagcatcagcaccagcaccagcaccactTGTCCATGCCGTCGGTGGCCGACCACGAGCAACAGGCTCAGCAGCAACAGgctcagcaacagcaacagcaacagaaACACCTGCCTCCGCCTCACACGCCGTCCCGGCCCccccatcaacaacaaccccctcctccgcagACCCAGACCGTCCTGGCTGCCACTTCCGCCTCTCCCCTCAGCCCCGATGGCTCCCtcggtgctgccgccgccgccaccgccgccgtgcctCATGCCGCCATGCCCGCTTTCCCTCAACCCTACGCCCCGTTGCCAGACATGTCGCGAGATCCGACCATCAACCCGAAGCTGACGCGCCTCCGACGTGCTTGCGACATGTGCTCTCAGCGAAAAGTCAAATGTGACGAGTCCGGCCCTCCTTGCCGACCCTGCTCCGAGCTCAACGTCGACTGCACCTTCCACCGTCAACTCAAGAGACGAGGTCCCCCGAATAAGCATGCCGAGGCTGCTAGAGCCGCCCGGAAGCAGAGGATTGAACCTGGCATGTCTGCCGTCACTGCCGCCTTCACCTCCTATGGCTCTGCCGTCACCCCATCGCCCTCCCCGCATAACGCTGCGCAGGCTCTGGTTTCGATAGCAGAGGGGCCCGCtcgcctcgacgccgagtccATTGCTCCCATGCCCATACTCGAGCTCCTCATCGACGACTTCTTCACCTACATCCACCCCCTCGCGCCCTTCCCCCACGAGCCCACCTTTCGACACTCCTTCGCCAACCGAGAGGACCGCACGAACCCCGAgttcctcggcctgctggccTCGATGATTGCTGCTCTTGTGGCCTCCTTCCCTCGCAGTGCACGTCAACATCTCAAAACCCAGCACAGCACCCACCTGTTCCCCAAGGCCATCGTCATGATCGAAAGATGCCGCGACATCGCCCTCGACACGCGCGGCGCCCGATGGGCTCTGAAGCAGCCCAAGACGTTGGATGACGCCGCCACCAGCTACTTCATGGGTCTTGCGGCCGGCTACACGTTCCAGCTCGGCAAATACCGCTACTTCACTACCGAGTGTTTGTCGCTCATCCGCGAGTTGGGCTTCCACCGCCCTAAGCATCCCAACGAGCTCCCCACCTTCGGTAATGACGATTGCTCGCCCGACCCTTTGCCCTTCCACCACATCAAGGACCAGATCGGCAAGCGCATCTTCTGGTGCCTCTTGTTGGGCGTCAG GTCGTTCTCGCAGCTGGGCGCATCCCACGCGGACTTGGTAATCGCTCCCTCTACCCCGGGACTGCCTTATCCCGCCCTGCCTGAGGATGTTGACGATCTCTACATCATGGCCAACGAGGTGGTGTATCCGCCCGAGAGCTCTGTCACCCTGCTTACCGGTTACCGGTTCGCCATCGACATCTACACCACCATGAACGCCATTGTCAGCGTCGAACTCGTCTACGGGATGAGCACGCTGCCCTGGCTGGACCAGAGATCGCTGTTGAGAGACGctctcatcgccgccaaggacaTCCTCGACCGCTTGCCGCCCGAACTCCAGCTCAGTGCGTCGTACGAGCAATCGAGCGGCTTTGGGGCCTTGGATGACGCCGATCTCCAATACGTGCCGCCCGCCTACCCCAACAACCAGCCAATGAACGATGTACGGAACGTTATCAAGAACCAcccccagcggcggcggcagctccaGTATGAGATTCAAAAGGCCAACATCTACATTTCGCAACTGGCCACTCGCTCATTCTACGTCGAGCTGTACTTCAACCTGCGAGACGTCCACTTGGCAGACCCGAACAAGGACGACCAAACCGGTAACAGTCCTGAAGAGAAGGCTGCAAAGGAAGCtgaggacgccgaggaagcgCGGGTGTTTGAACTGATGACGGCGGAGAGGGAATTGATCGTGCAGAACCTGCTTCATGTTCTAGGCTCCATCTCGCAGCGCAACCTCGAGCCCAACGGCGGATCCTTGATCAACAAGATTCGACAAGTCGCGTCGACGCTGCTTAACGACGCGCCAGAGCGCAAGGGCCCGGTAGCCATGAAGTCGGAGGAAGCGTTGGTGAAGCTTATCGATGTGCTGCTCAAACTGGAGGGCACAGGCCCGAGTGGCAACAACATGGCGGGAGAGAACATGACGCCacaggatgaggaggaagagatgcGCAACTGGGCCCACCTGCGCGATTATCAGCAACGGTTTGCGGCGCAAGGCGGGTACGCCGGAAACATTTAA